Proteins encoded together in one Telopea speciosissima isolate NSW1024214 ecotype Mountain lineage chromosome 4, Tspe_v1, whole genome shotgun sequence window:
- the LOC122657381 gene encoding Golgi apparatus membrane protein-like protein ECHIDNA isoform X3, protein MDLNQPADENYANPKTCFFHVLFKAGALAFYILSALFSKSFVIIFVVTVLLAALDFWVVKNVSGRILVGLRWWNEINDLGESIWKFECLDQESLSRMNKKDSWLFWWTLYLTMPRSRFKHLPPRQLHPVSRQRSSRHLVLSEMLIKKKR, encoded by the exons ATGGATCTAAACCAG CCTGCAGATGAAAATTATGCCAACCCAAAGACATGCTTTTTTCATGTGCTATTCAAG GCTGGTGCATTGGCGTTCTACATTCTTTCAGCCCTCTTCTCTAAAAGCTTTGTCATCATTTTTGTGGTAACTGTTCTTCTTGCTGCTCTCGACTTTTGGGTAGTAAAGAATGTCAGTGGGCGCATATTAGTTGGTTTGAGATGGTGGAATGAAATAAATGATTTGGGAGAAAGCATATGGAAATTCGAATGCCTTGACCAAGAG TCATTGTCCCGGATGAACAAGAAGGATTCATGGCTCTTTTGGTGGACACTCTATCTCACA ATGCCAAGAAGCAGATTCAAGCATTTGCCTCCCAGACAATTACATCCCGTCTCTCGTCAACGATCCAGTCGGCATTTAGTGTTGTCTGAGATGttgataaagaaaaagagatga
- the LOC122657381 gene encoding Golgi apparatus membrane protein-like protein ECHIDNA isoform X1 has protein sequence MDLNQPADENYANPKTCFFHVLFKAGALAFYILSALFSKSFVIIFVVTVLLAALDFWVVKNVSGRILVGLRWWNEINDLGESIWKFECLDQESLSRMNKKDSWLFWWTLYLTAVAWIFLGIFSLIRFQADYVLVVGVCLSLSIANIVGFTKCRKDAKKQIQAFASQTITSRLSSTIQSAFSVV, from the exons ATGGATCTAAACCAG CCTGCAGATGAAAATTATGCCAACCCAAAGACATGCTTTTTTCATGTGCTATTCAAG GCTGGTGCATTGGCGTTCTACATTCTTTCAGCCCTCTTCTCTAAAAGCTTTGTCATCATTTTTGTGGTAACTGTTCTTCTTGCTGCTCTCGACTTTTGGGTAGTAAAGAATGTCAGTGGGCGCATATTAGTTGGTTTGAGATGGTGGAATGAAATAAATGATTTGGGAGAAAGCATATGGAAATTCGAATGCCTTGACCAAGAG TCATTGTCCCGGATGAACAAGAAGGATTCATGGCTCTTTTGGTGGACACTCTATCTCACA GCAGTTGCATGGATCTTCCTTGGTATATTTTCACTCATACGATTCCAAGCAGATTACGTCCTAGTTGTAGGAGTTTGTTTGAGCCTCAGCATTGCAAATATTGTTGGATTCACTAAATGTCGCAAAG ATGCCAAGAAGCAGATTCAAGCATTTGCCTCCCAGACAATTACATCCCGTCTCTCGTCAACGATCCAGTCGGCATTTAGTGTTGTCTGA
- the LOC122657381 gene encoding Golgi apparatus membrane protein-like protein ECHIDNA isoform X2 codes for MDLNQPADENYANPKTCFFHVLFKAGALAFYILSALFSKSFVIIFVVTVLLAALDFWVVKNVSGRILVGLRWWNEINDLGESIWKFECLDQEAVAWIFLGIFSLIRFQADYVLVVGVCLSLSIANIVGFTKCRKDAKKQIQAFASQTITSRLSSTIQSAFSVV; via the exons ATGGATCTAAACCAG CCTGCAGATGAAAATTATGCCAACCCAAAGACATGCTTTTTTCATGTGCTATTCAAG GCTGGTGCATTGGCGTTCTACATTCTTTCAGCCCTCTTCTCTAAAAGCTTTGTCATCATTTTTGTGGTAACTGTTCTTCTTGCTGCTCTCGACTTTTGGGTAGTAAAGAATGTCAGTGGGCGCATATTAGTTGGTTTGAGATGGTGGAATGAAATAAATGATTTGGGAGAAAGCATATGGAAATTCGAATGCCTTGACCAAGAG GCAGTTGCATGGATCTTCCTTGGTATATTTTCACTCATACGATTCCAAGCAGATTACGTCCTAGTTGTAGGAGTTTGTTTGAGCCTCAGCATTGCAAATATTGTTGGATTCACTAAATGTCGCAAAG ATGCCAAGAAGCAGATTCAAGCATTTGCCTCCCAGACAATTACATCCCGTCTCTCGTCAACGATCCAGTCGGCATTTAGTGTTGTCTGA